In one Palaemon carinicauda isolate YSFRI2023 chromosome 25, ASM3689809v2, whole genome shotgun sequence genomic region, the following are encoded:
- the LOC137619101 gene encoding uncharacterized protein, producing the protein MIVKRVLNEEMVVLTVIYGSELWEVKVKGRKKLNVFEMKCLKSMAGVPREEGENGYTVFTAKISESANDITSEEQIWPKYDPVYQKYFQIGTQNYVGDHYRAGKVALWSWLLPGLEQVGSRYGPDKNFPRLPTDLQSGLYLKSTGQYNLTDGFLSSTITPTFTGPTNTPHNLTIVAKANKNQVSESANLDMLSQIGKDFPYTTAMSVTVAIACSLLILNILVLTIVYYRHKAYRRSIAKGSQDANIDSGNDVQLHYGTLRPSITRRSNLATAFQEEAQHDWPLDFISSVQTIDDMTGVTSNRISPDTQDTITNTQTLHEPKENILTVTMLKQPVASYTSPNDGQLVSTYSPVDGQLVPTYSTKENQLVQNYSPNVGQPVTSYSPKDGQLIPNYLSSSASTMHIRE; encoded by the exons atgattgtaaagagagttttgAATGAGGAAATGGTTGTACTAACTGTGatctatggatcggagttgtgggaagtGAAAGTGAAGGgtagaaagaaattgaatgtgtttgagatgaagtgtctgaagagcatggctggtgtacctcgagaagagggtgagaacggat ACACAGTCTTCACAGCTAAGATCTCCgagagtgcaaacgacataacttctgaagagcagatatggcccaaatatgatccagtctatcagaaatactttcaaatag GAACACAGAACTATGTAGGtgaccactaccgtgctggaaaagtagccttgtggtcatggctactacctggtctggaACAAGTGGGTTCTCGGTACGGCCCAGATAAAAACTTTCccagattaccaactgatctccagtctgGTTTATACCTTAAATCAACAGGTCAGTATAATTTAACAGATGGCTTTCTGTCTAGCACGATCACTCCAACCTTCACTGGCCCAACAAATACACCccataacttgacaattgtagctaaGGCTAACAAAAACCAAGTCAGTGAATCAGCTAATTTGGATATGCTGAGTCAAATAGGGAAGGATTTCCCCTATACGACTGCAATGAGCgtgacagtggccattgcctgctctttgctaatcctaaatatcctggttcttactattgtttattatcgacataaggcATACCGCCGGAGCATCGCCAAAGGCTCGCAGGACGCGAATATTGACAGCGGGAATGATGTCCAGTTGcattatggaaccctgaggccttctatcacaaggcgtagcaacctggccacagcctttCAAGAGGAGGCCCAGCACGACTGGCCGCTAGACTTCATTAGTAGCGTACAAACTATAGATGATATGactggcgtaacatccaataggatctctccagatacgcaagacaccattacgaatacgcaaacgctacacgaaccaaaagaaaatatattaacagttacaatgctcaagcagcctgtggcttcctacacatctcctaatgatggtcaacttgtctctacatattcaccagtcgatggtcaactcgtccctacgtattcaacaaaagagaatcaactcgtccaaaattattcaccCAACGTAGGCCAACCAGTTACAAGTTATTCTCCGAAGGATGGACAACTAATTCCAAATTATCTGTCGAGCAGTGCTTCTACGATGCATATTAGGGAATAG